From a single Spongiibacter taiwanensis genomic region:
- a CDS encoding sulfotransferase: protein MPSRPDFPSGDEDKVYLPRLGDGPLRPVFIMGLHRSGTTFLYDCLARSFSFSHLNLYRLLYFFRLLKNHYEGGEGHDKQALNRYLGQLGIVDRGLDSTAITAEAVEEYGFLLRRCGGGFRVSAHNQAVLVRLCRTLLEISPGAEAVLLKNPWDTGNADALIRAFPDARFIYLRRDAREVLSSSLNALLSYLRGPQPYLELLLSPRGDRRSYRNGYRLWWVLSKLHSLVGEAVLARLALPRLVRQVRAQNHALAQELQLLPSHQVTEVAYADLMADPGAVMASLSSFLEQDYVPPSQFSAASPRPLHPLVAALSAEMFL, encoded by the coding sequence ATGCCCAGCAGACCGGATTTTCCGTCGGGCGATGAAGATAAGGTGTATCTGCCCCGGCTTGGCGATGGGCCCCTGAGGCCGGTTTTTATTATGGGGCTGCACCGGTCGGGCACGACCTTTTTGTATGACTGTCTCGCCCGCAGTTTCTCTTTCAGTCATCTTAATCTCTATCGACTCCTCTACTTTTTCAGGTTGCTGAAAAATCACTATGAGGGCGGTGAGGGCCATGACAAGCAGGCCCTCAACCGCTATCTGGGCCAGTTGGGGATTGTTGACCGTGGATTAGACAGCACAGCGATAACGGCGGAGGCGGTCGAGGAATACGGCTTTTTACTGCGCCGCTGTGGCGGCGGTTTCAGGGTGAGTGCGCACAACCAAGCGGTATTGGTGCGCCTCTGTCGGACATTGCTGGAGATCAGCCCGGGTGCAGAGGCGGTGTTGCTGAAAAATCCCTGGGATACCGGCAACGCTGATGCACTGATCCGCGCGTTTCCCGATGCTCGCTTTATTTATCTGCGGCGGGATGCCCGGGAGGTGCTCAGCAGTTCGCTGAACGCCTTGCTGAGCTACCTGCGTGGACCGCAACCTTACCTGGAATTGTTGCTAAGCCCCCGGGGAGACCGGCGAAGCTATCGCAATGGGTATCGCCTGTGGTGGGTGCTTTCTAAACTGCACTCACTGGTGGGTGAAGCGGTGCTGGCGCGGTTGGCGTTGCCGCGGTTGGTGCGGCAGGTTCGGGCACAGAACCACGCGCTGGCGCAAGAACTACAGTTGCTTCCTTCCCACCAGGTCACCGAGGTCGCTTATGCTGACTTAATGGCCGACCCGGGCGCGGTGATGGCCAGTCTGTCGTCCTTTCTCGAGCAGGATTACGTGCCCCCAAGCCAGTTTTCCGCAGCGTCCCCCCGGCCATTGCACCCGCTGGTCGCCGCACTGTCTGCCGAGATGTTTTTATAA
- a CDS encoding amino acid adenylation domain-containing protein codes for MQVQLKEARYREVPLSIAQRSMWVSDKISADDVVFNLAEYVEFFASVDPQLFVAVIKQVAEEADPWRTQIVETGGGPVQRISAEGYREVPYFDYSDRACAAEDAVAWMRAELHRPVDPSVDPLWCCALFKIGPERFFWYHRSHHAILDGFGASLISRRVAQLYNAISEGRVPPASPFLSAETQLDAERDYQASSRRQRDQAYWLERMTDLADSPSLAVGGGLPSGGLRRSSLVLSRECYGALKANATHRGHSLPQLMIALLASYIYRLTGVDDLVIVMPVSARLGASQRATPGMFANAVALRLQMSADMSMTALLQQVAKVVRSALRHQQYRYETLRRELGLLGQGKQIAWLGINIEPFDYRIGLGGRGCAIHNLSNGTVDDLTFFVYDRGDEGGLRVDLDANPGLYSQSALDGHRDRLDLMINHFWSEPEIRVSDLHLIPPEEYRRLLVEWNGPSVPPTLSLIKAFENHAQFQAAAPALHWRGGSLSYGALNGLANQFAHALADEDVGEGDLVAVLLPREPILLVALLGILKSGAAYLPLDLTAPALRQQHILEDAEPAVLISHSSIDLPQCRARVVLTDLMDLALYADTNPPHWDGFDAPAYVIYTSGSTGRPKGVIVSHDNVANFLFGIGQVVPLSSKDRLLAMTTVAFDIAGLELFLPLMKGGQVVLCDRDSARDPAAVAALVKDQGVSVIQATPSHWRVLLPEMDGEMGHIRALVGGEALPGELATQLHRSAAAVVNLYGPTETTIWSTAMPIGPADLANPPIGRPLANTQVYVLDSTLRLAPTGAVGELYIGGYGVAVGYLRRAELTAQRFIANPFGPGRLYRTGDQARWRSDGVLEYLGRNDFQIKVRGYRVEAEEVARQLEMCPGVRQAVVVLREDGRLHSRLVAYYQRDESNGAQPSAEALRRTLAARLPDYMVPAHFEPLASLPLNVNGKLDRNALPEPRWQTADPEQPPRTPLEQTIAEIWQETFARPILSVNTSFFDLGGDSLMAAKVVGQLRTTLRREIPLVVMFEADTIAKLAQRLLTVDGLDPLASLITLREVPGAPALFCAHPVVGLGWAFGALLPHLPDELSVYALQSPGLSPSLTDVSPPITDLPGLAGFYLDSLRAKQSEGPYRLLGWSMGGAIVYEMARQLRLAGDQVELVAMLDAYPFTQRDRAEDWSSAHLVSSALAFLNIAPASGELWPQTLDQLADWLSEIYDIHDTPVVAELLRSDPGFLQRLRSVVEKNLGLLRAYSPGELDSDLLFFEALEGAEDTSGVVDHHPEVWARQLKGKLERVGIACHHQAMLDPEPARQIGRELGQRLSTAGKSAANYGE; via the coding sequence ATGCAAGTTCAGTTAAAAGAGGCGCGCTATCGCGAGGTGCCGCTCTCCATCGCCCAGCGCAGCATGTGGGTAAGTGACAAGATCAGTGCCGACGACGTGGTCTTCAACCTGGCGGAATACGTCGAGTTTTTTGCCTCGGTTGACCCGCAGTTGTTTGTCGCTGTGATCAAACAGGTGGCCGAGGAAGCGGATCCCTGGCGAACCCAGATTGTTGAGACCGGCGGCGGCCCTGTGCAGCGAATTTCTGCCGAGGGTTACCGGGAGGTGCCGTACTTCGATTATTCGGATCGCGCTTGTGCCGCAGAGGATGCGGTGGCCTGGATGCGTGCCGAGTTGCACCGGCCGGTTGACCCAAGTGTTGATCCACTGTGGTGTTGTGCGCTGTTCAAAATCGGGCCAGAGCGGTTTTTTTGGTATCACCGCAGCCATCACGCTATTTTGGATGGCTTCGGCGCCAGCTTGATTAGCCGCCGCGTTGCTCAGCTTTACAATGCCATCAGTGAAGGGCGGGTTCCGCCCGCGTCGCCCTTTCTTTCCGCTGAAACTCAGCTTGACGCGGAACGGGATTACCAGGCGTCATCGCGACGGCAGCGGGACCAGGCATACTGGCTTGAGCGCATGACAGACCTGGCGGATTCGCCGTCACTGGCCGTGGGAGGTGGGTTGCCCAGCGGTGGCCTGCGCCGCAGCAGTCTGGTGCTGAGCAGAGAGTGTTATGGCGCGCTTAAGGCTAACGCAACCCACAGGGGTCACAGTTTGCCGCAATTAATGATTGCCCTGCTGGCCTCTTATATTTACCGCCTTACTGGTGTCGACGATCTGGTGATTGTGATGCCAGTGTCTGCCCGGCTCGGCGCCAGCCAGCGCGCGACACCCGGCATGTTTGCCAATGCCGTGGCACTGCGCCTGCAAATGTCGGCTGACATGAGCATGACAGCACTGCTGCAGCAAGTGGCCAAAGTGGTGCGCAGCGCCTTGCGGCATCAGCAGTATCGCTACGAAACGCTGCGTAGGGAGTTGGGGTTGCTGGGGCAAGGTAAACAAATTGCCTGGCTGGGAATCAACATTGAGCCCTTCGATTACCGGATTGGCTTGGGTGGCCGAGGCTGTGCGATTCATAACCTGTCCAATGGCACTGTGGATGACCTGACATTCTTCGTGTATGACCGGGGCGATGAGGGCGGGCTGCGTGTTGATTTAGACGCCAACCCCGGGCTCTATTCCCAGTCGGCACTTGACGGTCACCGTGACCGGCTGGACCTGATGATCAATCACTTTTGGTCCGAGCCGGAGATTAGGGTAAGCGACCTGCATTTGATTCCGCCGGAGGAATACCGGCGTTTGTTAGTGGAATGGAACGGTCCGTCGGTACCGCCGACCTTGTCCCTGATAAAGGCCTTTGAAAACCACGCCCAATTCCAGGCCGCGGCGCCGGCCCTGCACTGGCGGGGTGGCTCCCTGAGTTATGGGGCACTGAATGGCCTGGCCAATCAGTTCGCTCACGCTCTGGCAGACGAGGATGTGGGTGAGGGCGATTTGGTTGCCGTCTTGTTACCGCGGGAGCCGATTTTACTCGTCGCCCTGTTGGGAATATTGAAGTCGGGTGCGGCCTATCTGCCCCTCGATCTGACCGCCCCCGCCCTGCGTCAGCAGCACATTCTGGAAGACGCAGAGCCGGCGGTGCTGATCAGTCACAGCAGTATCGATCTGCCCCAGTGCCGGGCGCGGGTCGTGCTGACAGATTTGATGGACCTGGCCCTTTACGCCGATACCAACCCGCCCCATTGGGATGGCTTCGACGCGCCGGCGTATGTGATCTACACCTCTGGCTCGACTGGGCGCCCCAAGGGCGTGATTGTCAGCCACGACAATGTGGCCAATTTTCTGTTCGGCATTGGTCAGGTGGTGCCCTTGTCGAGCAAAGACCGGTTGTTGGCGATGACCACGGTTGCCTTCGATATCGCTGGCCTGGAATTGTTTCTGCCCCTGATGAAGGGGGGGCAGGTCGTGCTGTGTGACCGGGACAGCGCGCGGGACCCGGCGGCGGTGGCCGCCCTGGTGAAAGACCAGGGAGTCAGCGTGATTCAGGCAACCCCGTCCCATTGGCGGGTGCTGCTGCCCGAGATGGACGGGGAGATGGGTCATATCCGCGCGCTGGTCGGTGGCGAAGCCTTACCGGGTGAGCTGGCAACTCAACTGCACCGGAGCGCCGCGGCCGTGGTGAATTTGTATGGGCCGACAGAGACCACCATCTGGTCAACCGCTATGCCTATCGGCCCCGCTGACCTGGCCAATCCGCCTATAGGTCGGCCGCTGGCCAATACCCAAGTTTATGTGTTGGACTCGACGCTTCGCCTGGCGCCCACGGGGGCGGTTGGCGAGTTATATATTGGCGGTTACGGAGTGGCGGTGGGTTATCTTCGCCGGGCTGAGTTGACCGCCCAGCGTTTTATTGCCAATCCATTTGGTCCCGGCAGGTTATATCGCACCGGTGACCAGGCGCGCTGGCGCAGCGATGGTGTGCTGGAGTACCTGGGGCGCAATGATTTTCAGATCAAAGTGCGGGGCTACCGGGTTGAGGCCGAGGAGGTCGCCCGGCAACTTGAGATGTGCCCGGGTGTTCGTCAGGCGGTAGTGGTGCTGCGGGAAGACGGTCGGTTACATTCGCGGCTGGTGGCCTACTACCAGCGTGATGAGTCGAATGGGGCGCAACCTTCAGCGGAAGCTCTGCGCCGTACGCTGGCGGCCAGATTGCCGGATTATATGGTGCCAGCACATTTCGAGCCCCTTGCCTCGCTGCCATTGAATGTAAACGGCAAACTGGACCGCAATGCACTGCCGGAACCCCGCTGGCAAACGGCCGATCCCGAGCAGCCCCCGCGCACCCCCCTGGAGCAGACCATCGCAGAAATTTGGCAGGAGACTTTTGCCCGGCCCATTCTCTCGGTGAACACCAGTTTTTTTGATCTGGGCGGCGATTCGCTGATGGCGGCGAAAGTCGTTGGCCAGCTACGTACGACCCTACGCCGGGAGATTCCGCTGGTGGTGATGTTCGAAGCCGACACCATCGCCAAGCTGGCGCAGCGCCTGTTGACCGTCGACGGGCTGGACCCATTGGCCAGTCTGATTACCTTGCGGGAAGTCCCGGGCGCACCAGCGCTGTTCTGCGCTCACCCGGTGGTTGGGTTGGGCTGGGCCTTCGGTGCGCTGTTACCGCACTTGCCCGATGAGCTATCCGTTTACGCCCTGCAATCACCAGGGCTGTCACCCAGCCTTACCGATGTCTCGCCACCCATTACCGACCTGCCGGGGCTGGCAGGCTTTTACCTAGACAGCTTGCGCGCTAAGCAGAGCGAGGGACCCTATCGCTTGCTCGGTTGGTCGATGGGCGGCGCGATTGTTTACGAGATGGCGCGCCAGCTGCGCCTGGCAGGTGACCAGGTGGAACTGGTGGCGATGCTGGACGCTTACCCTTTTACTCAGCGGGATCGGGCCGAAGACTGGTCGTCAGCGCACCTGGTCTCGAGTGCGCTGGCCTTTCTAAACATTGCGCCAGCGTCGGGGGAACTGTGGCCACAGACCCTCGATCAACTCGCCGACTGGCTGAGTGAGATATACGATATTCACGACACCCCGGTGGTTGCCGAGCTGCTGCGCAGCGACCCGGGGTTTCTGCAGCGCTTGCGTAGCGTCGTCGAGAAAAACCTGGGGTTGTTACGGGCCTATTCGCCGGGGGAGCTCGACAGCGATCTCCTGTTCTTTGAGGCGCTGGAAGGCGCCGAGGATACTAGCGGTGTGGTGGATCATCACCCAGAGGTGTGGGCGCGTCAGCTGAAGGGGAAGTTAGAGCGTGTCGGCATCGCCTGTCATCATCAGGCTATGCTAGACCCGGAGCCGGCCCGGCAAATCGGACGCGAACTGGGTCAGCGGCTGTCGACCGCTGGCAAGTCAGCAGCAAACTACGGTGAATAG
- a CDS encoding glycosyltransferase: MRITLFSIGTQGDVRPFVALGLGLAAQGHQVRIASGAACRELVVRCGLEFAPLTADFLEAMAKDPGVLQRGKHPLTFLRTARQLLAEMSVSWPEQGLAAAEGQELLIGNGMVSMLAGSLAEKLGIGFLETQLQPVTPCPDIPPMVVTPKGERPWGPMNLALAHFYRLIVWQMLRAAIDPLRRALALPAISWRGPYRGRDPDHYPLLYGFSPTLLPPSPHWPAGVHVAGNWFLDDADWQPPPALQAFLAAGEKPVYIGFGSMVSGTSAALTDSLLAALRRSGHRAILATGWGGLAESDGLGEQIFQLKEAPHHWLFPRVSAAIHHGGVGTTAATLRAGIPSVVIPFFGDQPFWAWRLQRLGVAPPALPATQLDVDAIARALETALLPATRQRAAALGEVVAGEQGIASAITQMQRWGLLA; this comes from the coding sequence ATGCGTATAACGCTTTTCTCTATTGGTACCCAGGGTGATGTCAGGCCCTTTGTTGCGCTGGGGTTGGGGTTGGCGGCCCAGGGCCATCAGGTGCGTATTGCCAGCGGGGCGGCCTGCCGGGAATTGGTTGTGCGCTGCGGTCTGGAATTTGCGCCGTTGACGGCAGATTTTCTCGAAGCCATGGCCAAGGACCCCGGCGTCTTGCAGCGGGGCAAGCATCCGCTCACCTTCCTGCGCACCGCCCGGCAGCTGCTGGCCGAGATGTCGGTAAGCTGGCCTGAGCAGGGCTTGGCAGCGGCCGAGGGGCAGGAGCTGCTGATTGGCAATGGCATGGTGTCGATGCTGGCTGGGTCGCTGGCTGAAAAGCTGGGAATTGGTTTTCTGGAAACCCAATTACAGCCGGTGACACCCTGCCCGGATATTCCACCCATGGTGGTGACCCCAAAGGGGGAGCGTCCCTGGGGGCCGATGAATCTGGCCCTTGCACATTTCTACCGTCTGATTGTCTGGCAGATGCTGCGGGCAGCCATTGATCCTCTGCGTCGGGCTTTGGCCTTGCCGGCGATTTCCTGGCGGGGACCCTACCGCGGGCGGGACCCGGATCATTACCCACTCTTGTATGGCTTCAGTCCCACCTTGCTGCCACCGTCCCCCCACTGGCCCGCCGGCGTTCACGTTGCCGGTAACTGGTTTCTTGATGACGCAGATTGGCAGCCGCCGCCCGCGCTGCAGGCCTTCCTGGCGGCTGGGGAAAAGCCGGTTTACATCGGTTTTGGCAGCATGGTCAGCGGTACTTCGGCGGCCTTGACCGACTCCTTGCTGGCGGCGCTACGCCGTAGCGGGCATCGGGCAATTTTGGCCACAGGATGGGGCGGCTTGGCAGAATCGGATGGTCTGGGCGAGCAAATTTTTCAGCTCAAAGAAGCCCCTCATCACTGGCTGTTTCCCAGGGTGAGCGCGGCGATTCATCACGGTGGCGTGGGCACCACCGCGGCCACCCTGCGGGCAGGTATTCCTTCGGTGGTGATTCCCTTCTTCGGCGACCAGCCATTTTGGGCCTGGCGTCTGCAACGGCTGGGTGTGGCGCCTCCCGCGCTGCCAGCAACTCAACTTGATGTTGACGCGATTGCACGGGCCTTGGAGACAGCGCTCCTGCCTGCGACCCGGCAGCGGGCGGCGGCCCTTGGCGAAGTGGTGGCTGGGGAGCAGGGCATCGCCTCGGCGATTACGCAGATGCAGCGCTGGGGGTTACTGGCCTGA
- a CDS encoding LysR family transcriptional regulator has product MPISRFDLNLFVVFDTIYSQQSLTKAAEVLHVTQPAISSALARLRERFDDPLFVRTPAGMSPTPLARSLIEPVRAALGTLDDCISARLDFDPASAHQTFRLHATEVAEVTLLPSLAEALQGTSPESNLEVFSGSRKEVPLALASGDLHAAVDTPLLNQRDLMSTPLRDDHYVCVMRRAHPLLDRLDLDGFLACPQIHISSRTRGGGHIDLALRSIGQRRRVALRLQHYTALPELLQRSDLIAAAPKSLADTWPLAQAPLPFETPRLELLLFWHKSVDSDPANRWFRQVICEVMMGAA; this is encoded by the coding sequence TTGCCCATTTCGCGATTCGATCTCAATCTGTTTGTGGTATTCGACACCATCTACAGCCAGCAAAGCCTGACCAAAGCGGCAGAAGTGCTCCACGTTACCCAGCCCGCTATTAGCAGCGCCCTGGCAAGATTACGTGAGCGGTTTGACGACCCCTTATTTGTTCGCACCCCCGCCGGCATGAGCCCCACGCCACTGGCGCGGTCACTCATTGAACCCGTTCGCGCCGCGCTGGGCACCCTCGACGACTGTATCAGTGCGCGGCTGGACTTTGACCCCGCCAGCGCCCACCAGACATTTCGCCTGCACGCCACCGAGGTCGCCGAAGTGACGTTGCTGCCTTCGCTGGCCGAAGCGCTGCAGGGCACCTCGCCTGAATCGAACCTGGAGGTTTTCAGCGGCAGTCGCAAGGAAGTGCCCTTGGCCCTGGCCAGCGGTGACCTGCATGCCGCCGTTGATACTCCCCTGCTCAACCAGCGCGACCTGATGAGCACGCCGCTGCGCGATGATCACTATGTCTGCGTGATGCGTCGCGCTCACCCCCTCCTCGATCGGCTCGACCTGGATGGCTTTTTGGCTTGCCCGCAAATCCATATTTCCAGCCGAACCCGGGGCGGCGGCCATATTGATCTGGCCTTGCGTTCTATCGGTCAGCGCCGCCGCGTTGCACTCCGCCTACAACACTACACGGCCCTGCCAGAGCTACTTCAGCGCAGCGACTTGATTGCCGCCGCGCCCAAAAGCCTGGCCGACACCTGGCCCCTCGCCCAGGCACCACTGCCCTTTGAAACACCTCGACTGGAATTGTTATTGTTCTGGCACAAAAGCGTGGATAGCGATCCCGCAAATCGCTGGTTTCGCCAGGTCATTTGCGAGGTCATGATGGGCGCCGCCTGA
- a CDS encoding histidine phosphatase family protein: protein MAEILIVRHGQAAFGTDDYDRLTEQGWRQAQLLGRYFRSVGVTLGSVFMGSLRRHRETLAGIADAFDTLPDVAVLPGLNEYDFHGLVAEYGRLQQQTIDHTNTKAFYSSLRAALLAWERRELQGSETFAEFHQRVLATRDTLAAATGPVLVVTSGGAASALAAEVLGADVATLVNLNLQSRNTGVSRYFCKNGRWSMNQFNSVPHLDNAELQHLISYT, encoded by the coding sequence ATGGCAGAAATCCTTATCGTTCGACACGGTCAAGCCGCATTCGGTACCGACGATTACGACCGTTTAACCGAGCAGGGTTGGCGCCAGGCCCAATTGCTGGGCCGTTATTTTCGCAGCGTTGGCGTGACACTTGGTTCAGTGTTTATGGGGAGCTTGCGCCGTCACCGAGAGACCCTTGCCGGCATCGCCGATGCCTTTGACACCCTGCCGGATGTCGCGGTCTTGCCGGGGCTGAATGAATACGACTTCCACGGCCTGGTAGCCGAGTATGGGCGACTTCAGCAGCAAACCATCGACCACACCAATACCAAGGCGTTTTACAGTTCGCTGCGCGCTGCCCTGCTGGCCTGGGAGCGGCGCGAGTTGCAGGGCAGCGAGACCTTTGCTGAATTTCATCAGCGGGTGCTGGCAACCCGCGATACCCTGGCCGCGGCAACGGGGCCGGTGCTGGTCGTGACCTCGGGGGGTGCCGCCAGTGCCCTTGCTGCCGAGGTCTTGGGCGCCGATGTGGCCACCCTGGTGAATCTCAATCTTCAGTCCCGCAACACCGGAGTGAGCCGCTATTTCTGCAAAAACGGGCGGTGGTCTATGAATCAGTTCAACAGCGTGCCCCACTTGGACAACGCTGAACTTCAGCACTTGATCAGCTATACCTGA
- a CDS encoding acyl-CoA dehydrogenase family protein, giving the protein MDLSPSPKAEQLLVQLKQFMAEHIYPNEKAYAEQVHNASNRWQAMPLMDELKAKAKAAGLWNLFIPEEHAELSPHGGLSFLDYAPLCEEMGRVLWSPEVFNCNAPDTGNMEVFMNYATDAQREQWLTPLLNGDIRSSYAMTEPQVASSDATNIELRIEKDGGEWVLNGRKWFITGAMNERTQIFIVMGKSDPENPSRHKQQTQVLVPKNTPGLNIIRPLTTLGYDDAPIGHAELVFDNVRVPLENVLLGEGRGFEIAQGRLAPGRMHHCMRLIGTAQRALELACKRAVSRTTFGRPLSKHQSVREEISRSFSEIEMARLLVLKTCKLIDEQGPMQTTDMIAATKTTVPLLVQTVIDRCMQMHGAGGLTEDYMMAEGFNYARWCRQADGPDQVHQMALGKQIIDRFAAE; this is encoded by the coding sequence ATGGATTTGAGCCCTTCGCCCAAGGCAGAGCAACTGTTGGTCCAGCTCAAGCAGTTTATGGCCGAGCATATTTACCCCAACGAAAAGGCCTATGCCGAGCAGGTACACAACGCCAGCAATCGCTGGCAGGCGATGCCGCTGATGGATGAGCTGAAAGCCAAGGCCAAGGCCGCTGGCTTGTGGAACCTGTTTATTCCCGAGGAACACGCCGAACTCAGCCCCCACGGTGGGCTGAGTTTTCTCGATTACGCGCCGCTGTGCGAGGAGATGGGGCGAGTGCTGTGGTCGCCGGAGGTGTTTAACTGCAATGCCCCCGACACCGGCAACATGGAAGTCTTCATGAACTACGCCACCGATGCCCAGCGGGAGCAGTGGTTGACGCCTTTGCTGAACGGCGACATCCGGTCGTCCTACGCTATGACCGAGCCCCAGGTAGCCTCAAGTGATGCCACCAATATTGAGCTGCGCATTGAGAAAGATGGCGGTGAGTGGGTTCTTAACGGTCGTAAATGGTTCATCACTGGCGCCATGAATGAGCGTACCCAGATATTTATCGTGATGGGCAAATCGGACCCCGAAAACCCGAGTCGGCACAAGCAGCAAACCCAGGTGCTGGTGCCCAAAAACACGCCTGGGCTTAATATTATTCGGCCGTTGACCACCTTGGGCTACGACGACGCACCTATCGGTCATGCCGAGCTGGTATTCGATAATGTGCGGGTGCCGCTGGAAAATGTATTGCTCGGTGAAGGGCGTGGTTTTGAAATCGCCCAGGGCCGCTTGGCGCCCGGCCGAATGCACCATTGCATGCGCTTGATTGGCACCGCCCAACGGGCCCTGGAGCTGGCCTGCAAGCGTGCGGTCTCGCGTACCACCTTTGGCCGTCCACTCAGTAAACACCAGTCGGTGCGGGAGGAAATTTCCCGGTCCTTTTCCGAAATTGAAATGGCGCGCTTGCTGGTATTAAAAACCTGCAAATTGATTGATGAGCAGGGGCCCATGCAGACCACCGACATGATTGCCGCGACCAAAACCACCGTGCCGCTGCTGGTGCAAACCGTGATCGACCGCTGCATGCAGATGCACGGCGCAGGGGGGCTGACTGAGGACTATATGATGGCCGAGGGCTTTAATTATGCCCGCTGGTGCCGTCAGGCCGATGGCCCGGATCAAGTGCACCAGATGGCCCTGGGTAAACAGATTATCGACCGGTTTGCAGCGGAGTGA
- a CDS encoding phosphotransferase family protein, giving the protein MMSNFDLDLATLGRYLNANIEGFRALHAAEKFAGGQSNPTYLLEAESGRYVLRRKPPGNLLKSAHAVDREYRVMKALAPTPVPVPTMRLLCEDESVIGSMFYVMDFLDGRIFWDASLPEQSRAERAEIYDAMNRVLADLHNVDVYAAGLENYGKPGNYFERQLSRWTKQYRASETETVDAMEALIIWLEANLPPDDGQVCLAHGDFRLDNMMFAKDSTQVIGLLDWELSTLGHPYADLAYQCMQWRIPGDAAIPGLGSVDRSALGIPTEEEYVEQYCQRRGIGQIENWTFYVAFSFFRLSAILQGVYKRALDGNASSQKAMDYGALAKPLAQMGIDLAERGA; this is encoded by the coding sequence ATGATGTCGAACTTTGATTTGGATCTTGCCACGTTGGGTCGGTACCTCAACGCCAATATCGAGGGCTTCAGGGCCTTGCACGCCGCGGAGAAATTTGCCGGCGGCCAGTCCAACCCCACTTATCTGCTGGAGGCCGAGAGCGGCCGCTATGTGCTGCGGCGCAAGCCGCCGGGCAATCTGCTCAAGTCTGCCCACGCCGTCGACCGGGAATACCGGGTGATGAAAGCCCTGGCGCCGACGCCGGTGCCCGTGCCGACAATGCGCCTGTTATGCGAAGACGAGAGTGTTATTGGCTCGATGTTCTATGTGATGGATTTTCTCGACGGGCGCATTTTTTGGGATGCCTCCCTGCCCGAGCAGAGCCGCGCTGAACGGGCTGAAATCTACGATGCGATGAACCGGGTGTTAGCCGACCTGCACAATGTGGATGTCTACGCGGCGGGACTGGAAAACTACGGTAAACCCGGCAATTATTTTGAGCGCCAACTCAGCCGCTGGACCAAACAATACCGGGCCAGTGAAACCGAAACCGTGGACGCCATGGAGGCGCTGATTATTTGGCTCGAGGCCAACCTGCCACCGGACGATGGCCAGGTGTGCCTGGCCCATGGCGATTTCCGTCTGGACAACATGATGTTCGCCAAAGACAGCACTCAGGTGATTGGGTTGCTGGATTGGGAGTTATCGACGCTGGGTCACCCCTATGCCGATCTGGCCTACCAATGTATGCAGTGGCGCATACCGGGTGATGCGGCCATTCCGGGGCTGGGCAGTGTTGACCGCAGTGCTCTGGGGATACCCACTGAAGAAGAATATGTTGAGCAGTATTGTCAGCGTCGGGGCATCGGTCAGATTGAGAATTGGACATTCTATGTCGCGTTTTCCTTTTTCCGTCTCAGCGCCATCCTGCAAGGGGTCTACAAACGTGCCCTCGACGGCAATGCATCCAGCCAAAAAGCAATGGATTACGGCGCCCTGGCCAAACCGCTGGCGCAAATGGGGATCGATTTGGCTGAGCGAGGCGCCTAG
- a CDS encoding SDR family NAD(P)-dependent oxidoreductase produces MDSSLVQSLDLSGRVALVTGASSGFGAHFARVLARAGAKVVAGARRTDRLTALVADIAAEGGTAMAVTLDVTESGSVVAAFDEIEHRFGVVDIVVNNAGVAAPSKFVRSTEEQWSFVVDTNLRAVWRVSREASARMVAAKRSGSIVNIASILGLQPGLDNSLYATAKAGVVQLTRNSALELWRQNIRVNALCPGYFETELNSDFFQSDKGSQYLKKIPPQRLGQLDELNIPLLMLCSDAGAFISGIALPVDGGHLTQSL; encoded by the coding sequence ATGGACTCTTCCCTTGTTCAAAGTCTCGACCTGAGCGGCCGCGTGGCCCTGGTCACCGGCGCCTCCAGCGGATTTGGTGCGCACTTCGCCAGGGTTCTGGCACGGGCGGGTGCCAAGGTCGTTGCCGGCGCCCGGCGCACTGACCGACTGACTGCGCTGGTAGCAGACATTGCCGCCGAGGGTGGCACGGCAATGGCGGTAACCCTGGATGTGACGGAGAGTGGCTCGGTTGTTGCCGCCTTTGATGAGATTGAGCATCGCTTCGGGGTGGTGGATATTGTCGTTAACAACGCCGGGGTGGCCGCGCCGAGCAAGTTTGTGCGCAGCACGGAGGAGCAATGGAGCTTTGTAGTCGACACCAATCTGCGGGCGGTATGGCGTGTCTCCCGGGAGGCCTCGGCACGCATGGTGGCGGCGAAAAGGTCAGGCAGTATCGTCAATATTGCCTCCATCCTCGGTCTGCAACCCGGGCTGGATAACAGCTTGTACGCCACGGCCAAAGCGGGAGTGGTGCAGTTGACCCGCAACAGCGCCCTCGAACTGTGGCGGCAGAATATCCGGGTGAATGCGCTGTGCCCGGGCTATTTCGAGACTGAATTAAACAGTGACTTTTTTCAGTCAGATAAAGGCTCGCAGTACCTGAAAAAAATTCCGCCGCAACGCTTGGGGCAGCTCGATGAGCTCAATATTCCCCTGCTGATGTTGTGCAGTGATGCGGGGGCTTTTATCAGTGGCATCGCTCTGCCGGTAGATGGCGGCCACCTGACCCAATCCCTTTGA